A window of Magallana gigas chromosome 8, xbMagGiga1.1, whole genome shotgun sequence genomic DNA:
ATGTATATGTACACAAAGATGCGGAAAATATGGATGTCCCAAGAAAGAGAGGACGTCCTCAAAGCTTAACAGATTCAACTCGTAAGAAGAAAAGGCTCCAAGCTAACCAGACTCATGCGAAAAGTAGGATTTTTATTGGTGAATATATTGAAGACTGGAACAGTTTGCGTGACTCGCTTGGATTGAAATCAAACCCCGAACTTGCGGGATTTCTCCTCAACTCTCACAATGAGTCCCAGTAAGTACGATCTCTTCTCttcttcaaaaattgaatttttagacatcattttgtttatctgtattgtatattatggtAACATTGTTACACTTGACACGTATTAATGCGTAAGATAAGAAATGTTCCAGAAAATATACGTTAAAACACTTTGTTTTGTGTATGTAATGATAATGGGGCCTTCGAAGGGGTAAAAACAGAAATCAAATAAATCGTACGTTTACAGAGCGAGACTGTACACTAGAAATGTCTGTTTGTATCAATAGCAcagaaataaagcattttaagaattaaaaaaaatgtacagctGATTTCAGattctttatgtttttattgtagtttgtttaaaaaatatataaagcaattttttctttacaaaaactCGAATATTCATGAATGGGATTTGTTTCAATTTATATAGGAAACGCCTTTCAAGGCAAGGAATACTTTCTTCAACTCCTGCTAGGCCTCATCCTCTGCCAAGGATATCAGAGTTGATACTATCAGAAATTTCGTCAACAGATTCTAAAGGAAATGGCAGGTATATATGTACACCATGTACATGCATGtctatatacaatatttatatattatgatataatgtattttacacGTAAATACTTTTGAAAGTCATCATGGAAGATATTTCGGTTACGTGCATGTAAATAACATATTATGCATGATTTTATTAGAATGAACACATGCAACTTCAACCTGTATTAAGGTAgatgcatgtacatatgtaattgTTATAGCTCCATGTACAAgcatttttttagaaattttttccTGATTAGTAATTAAAACATAACTATGGATTtcaaatgtatcaaaatagctAGTAAAGACAGTAGTAGGTCAACTAACACcaagggaagggggggggggggggggtattgtcAGTGTAAGGAGTGGTCTGTTTGTAACCAACCACATGAAATAGACAGTGGAAAATGAAGACTATGATATTCATATTGAACACTCTCAATGTACTTGTCAATGCTGATGTTCAAAGCTTagtttatgtataaattaaaaattctgaTTGCAGTACTACAGAAACAGCAGAGTCAGGAGTTGAAGAAATGGAGAAATCAAGTTTTTTGAGTCCAGCTACTGCATCTCATCAGTCACCCATATCCAAAGGGGAAGAAACAAAGAGAAAAAGTTCATTGAAAACAGCTTTCTCATCTTCATTTGTAGACCCTTTtaggtaaatgaaaaaaaagtgtaaaaattaaagtttaaccTTGTGAAATATCAAATAGAAATACATTGTTCGATACAGTGTTGACGGAATAAATGTCAAAGGATTAttgatgaattttaatattcattaacAATAAATCAATAAGGTGttataagtaatatttaaacagGTGTAATGCAGGTTCTTAAATGCAGatgtgtttttataaatatatgtacatggctgttattttgtaaatttatctAATATATGATATTCAAACAATGTAGAGTAATAGTTTTGTTTACTCTTATATTCTAGTTTGAGTATTAGCATTACGAAAGAATCTGAAGAAGAAAAAGGAAGTGTTGATGATGATAGTGATGATGATTTTGATGTAGAAGAATATGAAGTGACTTTAGGGTAAGTACACCTCACATAATTTTGTTTACCCAGAAAATGTACATCCATCTGATAAAgctaaaagaaaaaattgtactGATGAGGTAATAGATGAATCTTTCAAATTGAAGTGAAGATGAAACTATTGACATCGAAGATGTAGCTGGAGGTGACTTGGTCTTTGGAAGTGATGAAGTTATAGAGACGGAGGATGAACCACCAGAATACTTCACTGGCCCAGGTATCACCCAGGTGTTGTCGATGGAGGAATCAGATGTTGTACTTGCATCAGAAAAAGTGATCGCATATGAGAAACAGTTGCTGCTTTTAGCAAAAACAAAGATTGATGAGCGCTGCTTGGTTAAAGGGTGTCCAGAGCTTGTAgagatttcaacaaaatatgttgCATCTGCATTATACATTATCTGGGTAAGTTTGACAAGTGTTATAATTAAGTACTGTATACATAGTTATTTTTTGTCTGTGCTATTTTTGCCCTTCTGGACTTGCAAATAGTATGGTGTTTCCCCATCTTGAAATAACCAAGACAACGTTGTGCTTTAAGAAAGATAATTAGAAACATTAGAATTTTGCCAGTTTTAAATTGGCCTGCAGACAACAATGCTAAAAGGGGCGTAAATAAAATGGGGACAATATTTCCCTATATGCGGTATGCACTTTTTATTGTGGTTGAAATCTATGTTTTAAAAGCAGCGCTTTATGAAATTAGTTGCAAAAAaggttaaacatttttttttattatgcagtCATGTCCTAGGAAGCATATCAAACACAGATGGTGCTCCCAACCACTGCTCAACAATGTACTACACAGTGGGGACCTGATGATAGCAGCAGCAGTTCTGTGCTCGGGAAACAACTTTAGCAAGGTGGAATTGATGGCAAAGATCCTAAAACTGCATTTTCCAAGCCAGTCGTCATTTACTCGTATGCAACGCACCTATCTTGTTCCTACGATTGAAGAAAAATGGGATGAACATCTTCGCAGCTTTCGGGCAGAGCTTGAGGATAAAGACGTAGTTCTTCTTGGTAGGTTTGTTGTGGTTTGTTTATAAaccaacaatttttgttttcttaattgaTGATTTGaactgtgtgtgtatgtatgtatgtaaactatttcatttttctCTGAAAGGGGATGGACGTATGGACAGTCCTGGCCATTGTgccaaatattgtacatatTCCATGATGGAGAATGACAGCAAGAAGATCATTGCGATTGAAACACTTGACAAGAGGGAGGTGGGGAAGAAAAGCACTAACATGGAGAAAGCTGGCTTTCAGAGAGCTTTGGAAGATGTGAGGTCCAGCAACAATGTCACTGAAGTAGTGACTGATGCACATTTACAGATTGGTGCATTAATGAGTATGTTAAACTCTAATACACGTAATAGAATAAATAACATCACTAATTAAGGACATTGCCATTAATAATATATGCGTGTTATTGCTAGCCACATATTATTTGAAACAGAGCTTAACTTTATTTTTAGTATAACTACGGGGAAAAAGGTATCTTTACGTAACATAACGCTGTACAAGCATTACAATCAGTTGTATAACCGCTTAGCatagtttattatttattttatgacaGAACGCCAGTACCCTCAAATTAAACACTCCCATGACATATGGCATGCCGCCAAAAACctggggaaaaaaattgtcaaggtaattatttttaaccacatttagtttattttatttatttcatcttCAATAAGTTAaagtatttaaatgaaaaaaaattgtattgggCAATTAagcttaaaatataaacaaacatagatatagcattataaacttgcCATCATAGGCTGGTCAAGAAAAGAGCTGTCGGGAGCTGCTGAACTGGAGCCAAGATATAGTTAATCACTTTTGGCACTGCAGTAAAATGGCCAACACCCATGAAGAATTTTTGGTaactatttaatttgtttactttaatgaaaattaaactgATATGATTACTACAAATCTCCCATCACAGACTGAGGTCTGTTGTATTATTTCATACCCATGGGTGGcttataaattaaattcataaagTGGAATACTGTAAACAGTGAAGTATTTGCCCTGTTATATTTTTGCCCTTATTGCTCTTTTTGCcaacaaacaaatttaaaattgatgtcTCAAATGATCTCTCCTTAAACACAGCTTTGTGTTGGCAATTCAAGACAGGGTGAAACGATTTAAAAGTGTAGAAGAGCGAAAATTACATAGGTAAAAAATtatcctgtatacagtattcacTTGTAATATGTGTCATGTGAAACCTTCAGCACATTCAGAAAACTGTGAGCTTTGAATGCATAAGTTTTAATCAAcatgttaatctttaaaatatcaaagtaaaTTTTTTGTTAGTTTTAAAGCCATGCATAGTGTACTCAGAAAAGATAATTTTCTTCCTATGCAAAATTGGTCATGTGGGAGAGCTCAAAAGATGCTTAATATGCACTACTTTATGGTAGTTGAGATCATTTTCTCTCTCTTGATTTTAGGATCTATGGGTAGGAGTGCTTCATCATGTTCAGAACGAACATGAATGGGCATTGTCATATGTCGGTCTGTCACCAGGATCGTGCTCCCATGGTGAATTAGAAGAAAACAGGGACAAAGAATGGATAGAGAAAGGAAGCCCAGCACATCTAGCCCTGACCAAAATCGTACTTGACAAGCGCTTCCTGAATAATATCCACTACTATCTCAATTTCAGGTATGAATTATCAGAATGCCTTATTCTGCATGTAATTATTATTGTATTTACAGTTTACTGActtaacttctttttttttcttttaaggagTACATCAAATTTAGAGATTTTTAATAACCATATTCTCATGTATGCATCCAAGAGGATATCGTATTCACCACCAGTATATAGAGCAAGAAACATCTTGGCAGCTCTTGACTACAATTTGAGTGTGGATCTTCCAACAGATACTCGAAAGGATGGCACAACAAGGTAAAATATTTGGGATTTCACATATGCTCTAAGGGGTCTATTTAACTGTAAGAATCAATATACAGCAATATCTCATACATTGTCTACTACTGAGCAATGGTCGAAAGTTATTTTTGCCATTTTATTCTCTCATGTTAAACAATGCTGAAAGGTTAAacctaatttttatcaatcctTAATTACATGTCTTATTTTTATTCAGATATCATAGGACTTATTCCAAGAAGACTGGGAGGTGGACTGTAGTCCAGAGGAAAACTCAGAAGACCTACAGCCATGTCTCGGATATCATGAGGAAGATTCTCCAAAGTCGCTTGGAGTCGGTGGGAGGCATGCACCAGGCAGCTGAACTTGCAGAAGGAGACCCTCGACGCATTTCCAGAACCATAGCCCCAAAATCACCACCTCCAACAACCGAGCTTGTGGTCAAGAAGAAATCAAGATTTCAATAAATAGACTTTAAATTTCTTATGACAGGCTCAAGTGAGCTGTTCTGTTCAAAATTTGTCTCCCGTTTATGGTCATAATAGTAACAAATTCTTCAAAAatagttagaaatattcaaagcaCACATATTTTAAAGCCAGATAAAGGTGAGAATCAAAATCGGCATATTAAAGTAACAGACAGGTCTGCTGTTATTGATTACGAGTGAAACGCCCCAAAATTAATGACATCAGTatatttctctttatatttttggggaattattgaaattgttagttgtattttttttttaatgtttaatgtttcattttgttaggtgcacaaataaaataattaaactgaAATAAACTAAAATGACTAAGAGAGCTAAATGTTAATGATGGCTTTTAATCAGTAGAAAGAAATAGATTGACAATGTGTACTGAGATTCCATTGTTTGTGTTCAACAAGatatatactggtacatgtaattatatagcCATTCTTGTACCAAACGCTGCTTAGAGTTAATGCCAATATGAGCAATGTAGCCCCTTGGCCTTGTTTTATGATGTTTCAAAGTGTATGCCTTTTATTGAATGTCGGTTATGTTTTGCAATTATTGCACATCATTTACACTTCTTTTCTTATAATTCAGGTTTTGCTTGGTTTACCTATTTCTGTTTGCTTTATTAAAAATGCACTTGCTTT
This region includes:
- the LOC105341126 gene encoding uncharacterized protein, with amino-acid sequence MRNVYVHKDAENMDVPRKRGRPQSLTDSTRKKKRLQANQTHAKSRIFIGEYIEDWNSLRDSLGLKSNPELAGFLLNSHNESQKRLSRQGILSSTPARPHPLPRISELILSEISSTDSKGNGSTTETAESGVEEMEKSSFLSPATASHQSPISKGEETKRKSSLKTAFSSSFVDPFSLSISITKESEEEKGSVDDDSDDDFDVEEYEVTLGEDETIDIEDVAGGDLVFGSDEVIETEDEPPEYFTGPGITQVLSMEESDVVLASEKVIAYEKQLLLLAKTKIDERCLVKGCPELVEISTKYVASALYIIWSCPRKHIKHRWCSQPLLNNVLHSGDLMIAAAVLCSGNNFSKVELMAKILKLHFPSQSSFTRMQRTYLVPTIEEKWDEHLRSFRAELEDKDVVLLGDGRMDSPGHCAKYCTYSMMENDSKKIIAIETLDKREVGKKSTNMEKAGFQRALEDVRSSNNVTEVVTDAHLQIGALMKRQYPQIKHSHDIWHAAKNLGKKIVKAGQEKSCRELLNWSQDIVNHFWHCSKMANTHEEFLDLWVGVLHHVQNEHEWALSYVGLSPGSCSHGELEENRDKEWIEKGSPAHLALTKIVLDKRFLNNIHYYLNFRSTSNLEIFNNHILMYASKRISYSPPVYRARNILAALDYNLSVDLPTDTRKDGTTRYHRTYSKKTGRWTVVQRKTQKTYSHVSDIMRKILQSRLESVGGMHQAAELAEGDPRRISRTIAPKSPPPTTELVVKKKSRFQ